TAATTGCCAAACCGGTAACTCCGATAGCGGAAGAAAGCGCGTAATCGTAAAACTTAAATGCCGTGTTGTAAACCGAGACAACCAAAGTTTCAGTATCCCTTTCTGGACCGCCGCCAGTTGTCAGGTAGATCATGCTGAATTGCCTAAAGGCAAAAATGAAGGCCAGAAGTTCCAACAAGTAAAGAGTCGGTTTGATGCTTGGCAAGGTGACTGCTCTGAAGCGCTCAAATGGTCCTGCCCCATCAACTGTTGCTGCTTCAAGTAGATCCTCGGGAACTCCTTGAAGGGCCGAAAGAAAGACGATGCTGTAAAACGGAAATGTCTTCCACATGGACATACCAATAATCGAGATGAAGGCATAAGGACTCGAGGTCAGCCATCCGCCAGAAGTATCAAATGGAAGGTATTGACTGACAACTCCAATAATCCCGAACGCAGAATTCAATATCCAAATGAAGATGATGACTGAGGCAACGTCAGGAAAGGCCCATGGCGCCGTCAAAAGGGCACGAACAC
The bacterium DNA segment above includes these coding regions:
- a CDS encoding sugar ABC transporter permease, producing RLASPRIPVERTKIGSSKHLPYLLIVPICVLSFVLVLYPITQDIWISLTDKTLGDKIGTKVDFVGLKNYIGLAHNSAYLASVRITTLYAIINVFCSVGAGLGTALLVNRRFRGRGGVRALLTAPWAFPDVASVIIFIWILNSAFGIIGVVSQYLPFDTSGGWLTSSPYAFISIIGMSMWKTFPFYSIVFLSALQGVPEDLLEAATVDGAGPFERFRAVTLPSIKPTLYLLELLAFIFAFRQFSMIYLTTGGGPERDTETLVVSVYNTAFKFYDYALSSAIGVTGLAITFLVALVYLLLQSRAAKRDFR